One genomic segment of Hordeum vulgare subsp. vulgare chromosome 2H, MorexV3_pseudomolecules_assembly, whole genome shotgun sequence includes these proteins:
- the LOC123428167 gene encoding protein DETOXIFICATION 16-like, translating into MAQGGAGDLGLGAELPHGGEIQTGPGRRRRMSSVDAAGPLWRYSADPWYSSQTWYWVCWVLVHKVGLGSKGAALASAVSYSTNLAILCLYTRLSGACRRTWTGFSMEAFAFKELRQFAELAVPSAMMVCLEWWSFELLVLLSGLLPNPKLETSVLSICLNTGTLMFTVPSGLCAAISTRVSNELGAGRPQVARLATIVVICMALFAGSVISITMILLRKSWGYMYSIEEEVVTYIARVIPVLGVSSFIDGIDTSLSVRAPWMLILAEILQECGTLDKFTSE; encoded by the exons ATGGCCCAAGGGGGGGCTGGCGACCTAGGGTTAGGTGCAGAGCTCCCTCATGGCGGCGAGATCCAGACGGGGCCCGGCCGCCGCCGGCGCATGTCCTCCGTCGACGCCGCGG GTCCCCTGTGGCGCTACTCGGCGGATCCCTGGTATAGCTCTCAAACCTGGTACTGGGTGTGCTGGGTGCTGGTGCACAAGGTGGGCCTAGGGAGCAAAGGCGCAGCGCTGGCCAGCGCCGTCTCCTACTCCACGAACCTGGCCATACTGTGCCTATACACGAGGCTGTCCGGTGCCTGCAGGAGGACGTGGACTGGGTTCTCCATGGAGGCCTTCGCCTTCAAGGAGTTGCGCCAGTTCGCGGAGCTCGCCGTCCCCTCAGCAATGATGGTTTG CTTGGAATGGTGGTCGTTTGAACTGCTTGTGCTACTGTCTGGCCTTTTGCCCAATCCTAAGCTTGAAACCTCTGTATTGTCGATATG TCTTAACACCGGCACTCTCATGTTCACCGTGCCGTCCGGTCTCTGTGCAGCCATAAG CACACGCGTTTCCAATGAACTTGGTGCCGGTAGGCCTCAGGTAGCGAGGCTGGCAACCATAGTTGTCATATGCATGGCCCTGTTTGCAGGCTCAGTGATCTCCATCACAATGATTTTGCTACGCAAGTCTTGGGGTTACATGTACAGCATTGAGGAGGAAGTCGTGACTTATATTGCCAGGGTGATACCTGTCCTCGGGGTTTCTTCCTTCATAGATGGAATTGACACTTCCCTTTCAG tgAGAGCTCCATGGATGTTAATTTTAGCTGAAATTTTGCAAGAATGTGGAACACTTGATAAG TTTACATCTGAATAG